The Gracilibacillus caseinilyticus genome segment TTATTAAAGGATGACAAGTGAAAGGAGGTGCATCAATGAAAAAAGTATGGGCATTTGATATTGGAGCATCAAATGGCCGATTAATGCTAAGCAGCTTTGATGGTCATAAGCTTTATCTAGAAGAGATATATCGTTTCGCTAATCAGCCAGTTCACCTTACCGGTCATTATTATTGGAATATCCTGTATATCTTTGCAGAAATGAAAAAAGCGATGCAAATGAGTATACAAGAAGGACATCGACAGATCGAAAGTATGGGGATTGATACATGGGGAGTCGATTTCGGTCTGCTTTCTGATACTGGGGAATTACTTGGGAATCCATACAGCTATCGAAATCCGTTGAATGAACGAGGAATGCAAGAAGCTTTACAACATATATCGGCCAAGGAACTCTTCGATATAACAGGAGTTGAAACCGCAACTATTAATACGGTTTTTCAATTATATACGATAAAAAAATACAATCCATCCTTACTAGAGAATGCCGACACATTATTGTTAACGCCAAATTTATTAGCTTACTTGTTTTGTGGTGAGAAACATAATGAATTTACGATTAGCTCGACTACGCAACTGCTCCGTGCAGGTGAAACAAGCTGGGATAAACAAATTCTTCAAAGATTGCTTCTCCCTGATGATATTTTAGCACCAACGACAGCTCCATTGATGGTTGCAGGTCAGTCTTTATCTGTGGTTAATCGAGAAATAGGAATGAATCCGGTAAAAGTGATTCATACTGCAAGCCATGATACAGCGAGCGCGATAGCATCACTTCCGTTAGAGGATCAGCAATCGGTATTTATGAGCTGTGGTACGTGGGTACTGATGGGAGTTCCTGTGGACCGTCCGGTTATCAATGATGACGTGATGGAATCGGGATTTACCAACGAGGGAACGATAGAAGGTAAATATCGATTACAAAAAAATAATATGGGTATGTGGTTGTTGCAGCAATGTCGGGTTATCTGGGAAAGGGAAGGCATGGCGACGGATTTTAATAAGGAGAATCAGCTCCTCGAAGCAGCACCTGCTTATCGTTCATTTATTAATCCAGATGATCCGCGATTTTTTAATCCTTTAAATATGGTAACAGAAATTCAACGCTATTGTGAGGAAACGGCGCAACCTGTTCCAACATCTCAAGGTGAAATCATCCGCTGTATTCTTGAGAGTTTAGCTTTAAAATATGGCTGGCTGCTTCAGCGTTTAGAAAGATTGTCAGGAAAAGAATTGAAGCGCATTCATATGGGTGGGGGTGCGATTCGTAATCAAACGTTATGTCAATTAACAGCGAATGCGACCGGAAGAGAGATTATCGCCGGACCGGTTGAAGCGAGTGCGATCGGTAATGCCATTGGCCAGTGGATTGCTTTAGGAGAAGTGAAAGATTTGAAGGAAGCAAGACAGCTTGTAGGAGAATCATTCCCTCTCCAATATTATCAGCCACAAGAGCAAATCCAATGGCAAGAGGCTTATCAGCGATTTGTACAATACACAGGATTATAATACGAGGGGGAAATAACATGACAACTAATCAACGATTTATTGGGGATATGCCGAAAATAGGGATTCGGCCAACCATTGATGGCCGTAGAAAAGGTGTAAGAGAATCATTAGAAGTGAAAACAATGAATATGGCAAAGTCTGTAGCCAACCTGTTATCAGAGAATGTACGTTATTCCAATGGGCAACATGTCGAAACAGTTATAGCAGACACTTGCATTGGTGGGGTAGCAGAAGCAGCTTTGGCAAAAAATAAATTCGATAAAGAAAATGTCGGTGTTACCATAACGGTGACTCCGTGCTGGTGTTATGGATCAGAAACGATGGATATGGATCCGCAAAGGCCCAATGCAATATGGGGATTTAACGGAACAGAGCGTCCTGGTGCGGTTTATTTAGCCGCAGTGTTGGCTGCACATAACCAAAAGGGGCTCCCGGCATTTGGGATTTACGGTGAGGATGTACAGGATATCGATGATGATACCATCCCTTCTGATGTTCAAGAAAAGATAATTCGTTTTGCAAGAGCGGGGATGACGGTTGCTACACTGAAGGATAAATCCTATCTGTCCATAGGTTCGGTATCAATGGGGATAGCCGGGAGTATGGTAGATGAGAGCTTCTTCCAAGAGTATCTAGGAATGCGCAATGAATATGTAGATATGACAGAATTCACGCGTCGGATCAACGAGGAGATTTATGATAAAGAAGAATTTGACATTGCTTATCAATGGATTAAAGAAAATGGTACCTTCGGCTCTGATACGAATAAAGAGGCAAATCAACGAACAACAGTTCAAAAAGAGGAAGACTTAAAAACAAATATAAAAATGACGCTGATTACCAGAGACTTGATGCAAGGCAATCTTAAATTAGCGGAATTAGGATACGAAGAGGAGGCGATGGGACACAATGCAATTGCCTCAGGATTTCAAGGACAGCGTCAGTGGACCGATCATTTTCCAAATGGTGATTTCATGGAGGCGATTCTTAATTCTTCTTTTGATTGGAATGGTATACGGGCACCATATATCGTTGCTACCGAAAATGATACGCTAAATGCTGCTACTATGCTATTTGGTCATTTGTTAACGAACACTGCGCAAGTATTTGCGGATGTAAGAACGTATTGGAGCCCATCCGCAGTCGAGCGCGTGACGAATCATGAGCTGGAAGGCAGAGCAAGTAATGGTATTATTCATCTATTAAACTCAGGCTCTGCAGCGCTTGATGGTACAGGAGAGCAAGAGCGACATGGCAAACCAGTGATGAAACCTTTCTGGGAAGTGACGAAAGAAGAGGCTGCAAATTGCTTGCAGGCAACAGAATGGAGACCGGCAAATACCGAATATTTCCGAGGTGGTGGCTTATCCAGTAACTTCAAAACACGAGGAGATATGCCCGTCACTATTGCCCGCATAAATTTAATTAAAGGTCTTGGTCCGGTCCTGCAACTGGCAGAAGGGTTTACGGTGGAGTTACCGGAGAACATACATGAAGTACTAAACGATCGCACAGATCCGACGTGGCCGACAACATGGTTTGTACCAAATCTGACTGGCGCTGGCGCATTTCAGGATGTCTACTCTGTGATGAAAAATTGGGGGGCGAATCACTGTGCAATGAGCTATGGTCATATCGGTGCTGACCTTATCACATTAGCTTCAATGCTTAGGATTCCTGTAAATATGCATAACGTAGCACCAGAAAAGATCTTTCGACCAAGTGCCTGGAACATGTTTGGTACCAGTGATAATGAAGGAGCAGATTTCCGAGCCTGTCAGGTGTATGGGCCATTATATAAATGATATAATTTCATCACAACAAAGCCGAACGGACACGTTTTTATCAAAAAAATTCATGTTCCGCCCGGCTTTACACTTACGTAGTATGGATAAACTGCGCAGTAACAAAATAGTGCTCTTAAACCTTGAGACCATTTTGAAATGTTCTTAGTGTTATGATACCGCTCCGTCCAACCACTCCGCGTCCTGTGGGGCACGGCTGAAGCTAACTTTGTAAAGAAGAACGCTTCACAAAGTGGATCTTCAGCACCTGCACGTCCCACGGGAGTCTCCGTGGTTGGCCTACGCTATGGTTTTGCTCTACAACTAATAATACAGCTAGTATTTTGAGCGGTGTCCTTTAGTGTCTATACCTCATCTTTAATATGGATAATGCCTAGCACCACTGCTTTTAGCTGTTCCATGCGTTGTAGCACTTCCTTAAGCGTAGGAAATAGGCGGAGACTCCTGTGGAATCAGCGCGAGCTGAAGATCCACTTCGTCTGTGCCTGTGTCTGCAAGTATCGCTTCGAAGTGAGCTTCCTCGGCACAAGGCAGCAAAGAAGTTGTTCAAGTAGTAGCCTAGCAGACCGCCGTGCCCACAGGACGCGGAGCAATTTTTAGGAGCTTTGCTAAGCACAGTAAAAATGTCATAATCACCAAATGGAAATAAAATTTTACAGCATTAGATAGATTCTTACTTAGCATAAAATATGATACATAGCCAGAGTCTCTTTCCTTCGCAGTATACGTCAAGTACGTATTACTTGAAAAGGATGAATTATTCCTTTTTAGTTGGCGCTGTTACGTCCTATCCGCTTCTTTGCTAGAAACAAAGTATTTCTTTATTCGCTTCCGCTAGCAATTCTTTATAAAAAGGATCCTCGCCAATCGTAATGACACGATCGCATAATGCGGTGATCTCATCCATGTCATGGGAGGTATAGAGTATCATTTTTTGGTTCGTCTTGGCTTGATCTTGTAAATACGCACCAATTTCTTTGCGTGACTTCAAATCAATTCCTGCGGTTGGTTCGTCCAGCAACAATAGACTGGGATCGTGGATCAGGCTGATCGCTAAGTTCAATTTCCGTTTCATACCACCAGATAAATTCTTTACTGGTGTTTTCCATCGGTCCAAATTCATCTCAAGACAGATTTCCTCGAGCTGAGCCTTGGTTTTCTTTTGCCAAGATAGCTTCTCGAAGAATACCATGTTTTCTTCTACTGTCTGC includes the following:
- a CDS encoding ABC transporter ATP-binding protein; translation: MLKVEGLQKLFKRKHVLDQLSFTVYPGEIVGLVGENGAGKSTLLQILATTMRSTAGEITLYDSSYHKHLKQIRQRIGFVPQDIALWEQQTVEENMVFFEKLSWQKKTKAQLEEICLEMNLDRWKTPVKNLSGGMKRKLNLAISLIHDPSLLLLDEPTAGIDLKSRKEIGAYLQDQAKTNQKMILYTSHDMDEITALCDRVITIGEDPFYKELLAEANKEILCF
- a CDS encoding L-fucose isomerase translates to MTTNQRFIGDMPKIGIRPTIDGRRKGVRESLEVKTMNMAKSVANLLSENVRYSNGQHVETVIADTCIGGVAEAALAKNKFDKENVGVTITVTPCWCYGSETMDMDPQRPNAIWGFNGTERPGAVYLAAVLAAHNQKGLPAFGIYGEDVQDIDDDTIPSDVQEKIIRFARAGMTVATLKDKSYLSIGSVSMGIAGSMVDESFFQEYLGMRNEYVDMTEFTRRINEEIYDKEEFDIAYQWIKENGTFGSDTNKEANQRTTVQKEEDLKTNIKMTLITRDLMQGNLKLAELGYEEEAMGHNAIASGFQGQRQWTDHFPNGDFMEAILNSSFDWNGIRAPYIVATENDTLNAATMLFGHLLTNTAQVFADVRTYWSPSAVERVTNHELEGRASNGIIHLLNSGSAALDGTGEQERHGKPVMKPFWEVTKEEAANCLQATEWRPANTEYFRGGGLSSNFKTRGDMPVTIARINLIKGLGPVLQLAEGFTVELPENIHEVLNDRTDPTWPTTWFVPNLTGAGAFQDVYSVMKNWGANHCAMSYGHIGADLITLASMLRIPVNMHNVAPEKIFRPSAWNMFGTSDNEGADFRACQVYGPLYK
- a CDS encoding rhamnulokinase: MKKVWAFDIGASNGRLMLSSFDGHKLYLEEIYRFANQPVHLTGHYYWNILYIFAEMKKAMQMSIQEGHRQIESMGIDTWGVDFGLLSDTGELLGNPYSYRNPLNERGMQEALQHISAKELFDITGVETATINTVFQLYTIKKYNPSLLENADTLLLTPNLLAYLFCGEKHNEFTISSTTQLLRAGETSWDKQILQRLLLPDDILAPTTAPLMVAGQSLSVVNREIGMNPVKVIHTASHDTASAIASLPLEDQQSVFMSCGTWVLMGVPVDRPVINDDVMESGFTNEGTIEGKYRLQKNNMGMWLLQQCRVIWEREGMATDFNKENQLLEAAPAYRSFINPDDPRFFNPLNMVTEIQRYCEETAQPVPTSQGEIIRCILESLALKYGWLLQRLERLSGKELKRIHMGGGAIRNQTLCQLTANATGREIIAGPVEASAIGNAIGQWIALGEVKDLKEARQLVGESFPLQYYQPQEQIQWQEAYQRFVQYTGL